Proteins encoded within one genomic window of Streptomyces sp. NBC_00523:
- a CDS encoding single-stranded DNA-binding protein — MNETLVTLVGNAATAVEFRETASGGMARFRFAVTPRRWDRAKEVWADGHTSFYTVWAWRTLAANLTGSVAVGEPLVVHGRLKVREEELEGQRRTFVDIEAVAVGHDLTRGTAAFRRVVRGEPGLTSRYGPAPVAAGADPWAVREAPEREAPERPVEEPVDGGGPAGGAEPSGEAPVRERPVRRRTVRQKEGAAARKPDSDLVSA; from the coding sequence GGAGTTCCGGGAGACGGCGAGCGGGGGTATGGCCCGCTTCAGGTTCGCGGTGACGCCCCGGCGCTGGGACCGGGCGAAGGAGGTCTGGGCCGACGGGCACACGAGCTTCTACACCGTGTGGGCGTGGCGCACGCTGGCCGCGAATCTGACGGGCTCGGTCGCGGTGGGGGAGCCACTGGTGGTGCACGGCCGGCTGAAGGTGCGCGAGGAGGAGTTGGAGGGGCAGCGCCGGACCTTCGTGGACATCGAGGCGGTGGCGGTGGGCCACGATCTGACCCGGGGCACCGCGGCCTTTCGCCGGGTGGTCAGGGGCGAGCCGGGGCTGACTTCGAGGTACGGGCCGGCGCCGGTCGCGGCGGGGGCCGATCCGTGGGCGGTGCGGGAGGCGCCGGAACGGGAGGCGCCGGAACGGCCGGTCGAGGAGCCGGTGGACGGTGGTGGACCGGCGGGCGGCGCGGAGCCGTCGGGGGAGGCGCCGGTGCGGGAGCGGCCGGTGCGGCGGCGGACGGTGCGTCAGAAGGAGGGTGCGGCGGCCCGGAAGCCCGACTCCGATCTGGTGAGCGCGTGA